One Capricornis sumatraensis isolate serow.1 chromosome 8, serow.2, whole genome shotgun sequence genomic region harbors:
- the TEFM gene encoding transcription elongation factor, mitochondrial, which yields MNVPSLLLAGGRWRCFPLPLGSSLFQALHNSCCRKKSTAPEKIIPHVDFSEETAKESGKTFDKLFSSEQQASILHVLNTASNKELEAFKLLRGKKSLNIVEHRKKFGPFQNLESLMNVPLFHYKITIQVCNSILNPETGGEKKKLQESRILRKIIKPEIGRERVKAVNSIVSIVSGTRRIAWAHLDRKLAVLDWQQTEYCQLMKGSYLSSVYLEEISSIISKMPKADFYVLEKTGPSFQNPSLFPVLLHFHMTEAMLYALLNVTFAQDGHHQVLSMNRNAVGKHFELMVGDTRTSGKEVVKQLLSESVLKDEPRVFFPPEKIVRYRQIFSSTEHNRVEELYDSLLQAIAFYELAVFNTES from the exons ATGAACGTCCCTAGTCTCCTCTTGGCGGGAG ggAGATGGAGATGTTTTCCACTTCCATTAGGGTCCTCCTTATTCCAGGCCCTACATAATTCCTGCTGTCGGAAAAAATCCACTGCACCAGAGAAAATCATTCCCCATGTTGATTTTTCTGAGGAGACTGCAAAGGAGTCTGGAAAGACATTTGACAAGCTCTTTTCTTCAGAACAGCAGGCTTCCATCTTGCATGTGTTGAATACAGCATCTAATAAAGAACTTGAAGCTTTCAAATTGCTTCGTGGAAAAAAGTCCCTCAATATTGTAGAACACAGAAAAAAGTTTGGACCATTTCAGAATTTGGAGAGTTTAATGAATGTGCCCTTGTTCCACTATAAAATCACCATTCAAGTTTGTAACTCCATTCTTAATCCAGagactggaggggaaaaaaagaagctacAGGAAAGTCGGATCTTGAGAAAGATCATCAAACCAGAAATAGGAAGAGAGAGAGTTAAG GCAGTTAATAGTATAGTATCCATTGTTTCTGGTACTCGAAGAATTGCCTGGGCTCACCTCGATCGTAAATTGGCAGTGCTGGACTGGCAGCAAACCGAATATTGCCAATTGATGAAAGGATCATACCTATCATCTGTCTATTTAGAAGAG ATTTCTTCAATCATTTCAAAGATGCCTAAAGCTGACTTCTATGTTCTGGAAAAAACAGGACCTTCCTTCCAGAACCCGTCTCTCTTTCCTGTGCTGTTACATTTTCATATGACAGAAGCCATGCTGTACGCCTTGCTGAATGTGACGTTTGCCCAGGACGGTCACCACCAGGTGCTGAGCATGAATCGGAACGCAGTGGGGAAGCATTTTGAGCTGATGGTTGGGGACACACGGACTAGTGGGAAAGAGGTGGTGAAGCAGCTCCTCTCAGAGTCTGTACTGAAAGATGAGCCTCGGGTATTCTTCCCCCCAGAGAAGATAGTTCGCTACAGACAGATATTTTCATCTACTGAACATAACAGAGTGGAGGAGTTATATGATTCATTATTACAAGCTATTGCCTTCTATGAACTGGCTGTGTTTAATACTGAATCTTAA